Genomic DNA from Prunus persica cultivar Lovell chromosome G1, Prunus_persica_NCBIv2, whole genome shotgun sequence:
GGAGGTGTTGATGTAAGATTTCTACAtgcttgcttttgttttttcttttacattgtacttttttttgggaagaaaatagtacccaaagaaaaaaaacgtcTTAATACTACCATATCCATTAATGAAAACCTAGTACAGTTGTATACATGATGAGAAAGTTTTGATGAAGCAGGGCATAAACTAACGTCCCTTGCTCACACTCATCTGATCAAACCACATGTGAATACTCAAACACAAAATCTCGAGTGCATAATTGAATATTCGAACACAAAACCTCGAGTGAATAATTGAATATTCTCACTTGAGTCACAAATCCATTATACGTAGTGCCAGAGTGTTTCACACTCCTTGATAGTACTGGGGAAACGATTGAACACGTGTGCACACAATGACATGAGAGTGGTTGGAGGACATACGTCATTGAAATTGGACTAGGGTTTTAGTTATtggattaattattttcactaTGTCACTATCTATCTGATTCATAATAATACCTACCTAATGTTGTGACAAATGCAGTTGACTCGATAACCAAGCCAAAGACCAAAAACCTACCAAGCATGTGGCTCCTGTGGTCCTTGGCCCTTTCATCTTTTCTAAGAGCCAAAAGCAAATTATAGTTTTGAATCAAAATTGTATGGCCTTATTTGGCCCtttctcaaaatttcatattgaatataatatattgcaCTCTACTACTATCTTATATCAAAGATTTACATCCctataactaaaaaaaaatatacatatgaaaaaaaacataactaaAATTAGTAATAGATAAAGGGCAACTATGCTGACTATATTGCATGTATTTTTACAACAAAATTCCTCAGTTGTATCTTACAACTGGCTCATCGAACAGGGGAACTCCATAAAACTCCAGCATCTCTGTTTCAAAGAACAATAAACCATGTTACAGAAAACAACAATGTCACTAATTACAAGCTTCACCACTACAGTAAATCAGAActtccaaaaacaaagaagaggatgTTAGGCTTACTAATTAAGGTGGACCTCTCCCCTTCTGCAAACCACCAGCATTACTTTAAATCATGAGGAAAACATTCTTCTCCAGATCATCAGAATTGGTGGTTCCAGTTGTTTTTGTGCTCTCAATCCTTTGAAGGGATTTTCATCCATggagtgaaaaaaaaattacatccaTTGGAGAACGGCTTTGGTTACTGGAAAAAAATATGGTGAAATAGTTCTTTATGATTTAATGTTGCCACTCTTAATGGGAGTCTGTATCAAGAGCTCCTTTTTGGGAACAGTTCCCGCTTTCATTTTCTCGTTTTGTGCCTCCTTCTgtgctttcttcttttcaaattcaagCTGCTTACAGTTTTCCTCGTGTGCTCGGGCAAACATCCTCACAAAGTTGAGCAGAGTAGATACAACTACAGGGAAAATTCCAAATAAACTCAAAGAGAAAATACGAGAAACAccagaaggaaaagaagaagaagaagaagacaaaaatAACATGTACAAGTAtcaccaaagaaagaaaaaaaatcagcatTTAGTCTTTGGTGATACCTGTTtatataactctttttttctttctgtacaTGGTGCTAGAGAAATCACAGATCAATTAACAGTTTACTCTCTCTTATGAATGCCTGACACTCAAGGCAGAGAGTATAGACCAACACTAATTAAAATCATCATAGGATATTGGATAAAGATAATTACTGGTGATTTTTAGAAAACCAGAAGGacaaattaaaacatatatacCTTGTTCAAATGGGCAGCGAGCAGGATCTTCCCCAAAATAAAGAGCCAATGCATCTGCATTTCTCCCCTGAAGACAACCACATTGAAAAGTGTAAGtgtgtttttatttcataCCACAAGCAAAACCCAACTCCTTAAACAAACTTGATACATACCACATTAGAATAAAGTGAAGCCAAAGACCTCACTTCAGCTTCGGCATGACTAAGGAACTCCTTTAGTGTCTGAACATTTGTCAGGAGATAACTTCAAATTAATATTAAGAAAACTATTAATAGAAGCAGCATAATATCAAATGCAACATATGATCTTTCTAAAACAACATATAGTGAGGTAGTTGTTGGGCTTTGCAATCGGTGATCAATTTGTTTGGTATTAGAACCTTTACGTATTCCTTTATGATGACCAATAAGTTTTATCTGTTAGCCAAATTTGTTACCTATATGTAACAAATACCCCTTTCAGACATATCTGAGATAGGCAACTCTGAGTAAGCTTACAAATCAATTAGTACAGAAGGAACATCAGGTGATTGCtcacttctttgtttttctatcAAATTGTCAAGTATCCAAACGATTATCTCATTCTAAAGGCAACGCAGCTAACCCCGGTAGGAAAGTCATGCCATGGAGATATGTATGCATGAAGTAGTTGATGCATGTAACCTTGCAAAAAGTTTCTGACACAGGACCATCATTTTCCGAGGCAGTCAACTCTTGTACAACCTTCTCTAGCCCTTTACTGATGGCTTGCATTTCCTCTGCcaaatatttcaattgtatctacatcataattaaaaacttaGCTCAGTCAAGCTTGTATAAGAAACCCACTGTACCTAAACTAAATTGAACAGGAAGAACAGAATACCTTCGTTGAAGCCTCCAAACTTGTAAGGTCTTTTGGAAAATCAAGAAGTTCTGGCAGCTTCTCTGCAAGCACCTGTGGTTTGTTGAAGATGAATTTTATGAGCAGAATTGTTAAAGTTTTACATTATGCAATCAGAACAATATTATAAGATCACTTTGGGACCCAACCCAGTACAAGTTTTCTATATGCTTAAACTTCTACGACACAATATGCACAAAGTGAAGGAGAAGTTCCACAAAACATTAACACAATGGACTAAaggctttaaaaaattacCTTACAAAGGTAATGCATAAGAGTCATCTTGTTATTCCGGGCTCGTGTGTCAGTGAGCTTAAGGAGACTATCCAATCGAAATCCAATAGCAGAACCTacagaaataattaaataaactaaCTGCGCTCATAGAAAGAACACAAGGTACTGGAGCTTCTAGGAAAAAGACTAAGAACAAAATAATCACTGCAAAACAAGGACCTGTCATATACTAATTATATAGCTATTTCCACCTTTCCTGTCAAAGTAGCTTATTGCACAAGTTACTACATTTTACCTTCAATTACATATTTGCCCAACCCTAACTTGCAACTTTGTAgcatttttatcacaaaagctGCAATTTTCCATTTATATAGTCAATGTATTAGTAGAAAATGGTAACCAAGAATTTCACTCACCTCTTGCAGTCCCATGGTTCAAGGCATTACCCAGAGAAAGAATTGTTTGCATGATCCTTTTCAGCTTTTCCGAACTTCTGATCTGATAAGCGCattcatataaatattaaagagatgaaattttagaccaggaaaaaaaacactagaaaatacaaaaacgaAAAGAAATTTGCCTGATCAGCTACTGAATTGACGGTGTTCAAATTCTTTCTAAGGTCGGAAACCTGAAAACCATGGACAAATACATAACAAGAAGCACAACAGAAATAGAAAGCATCTGGAATAAAATCATTAGACAATTTGTCCCCTTACCTGGGAATGGAATTGTATTTTAAATGAGAAAACTCTGAGCTTCGGCTCTACCCGAGGAACTTTCATTAATTCAAGAAAAAACTGTCACAAATTGCATAGAGCAATTAATTAAAGCATAAAATGAAGTGAGAGACACTGGGGAGGGGTGAAGAAGAGTTGAATGATTATGGAAGTGACTTCTTCAAAACCAGTTCAGTTACTTCTAAAAACTAAGACTCTAAAGCTCAAGAGTTATGCAATTGAAACATAAAGTATTTCATCCCAACCAAATTATAATGGCAGCAAGCTATGAATATAATTTCAAGCACATCATTATAATGGCAACAATAGCCTTGCTGTCCACTATATGACTTTTCAAGTGAAAAGAAAGGAGACTTAAGGAAAGTGGAGGAGAAGTAAAATCCACTCACCTGTTCACATCTTCCCAAGTTTTCCTTATCTCCACTGTAACCCTGAGCAACAAAGCATGATTTGTTATTCAAGAAAAAAGACCTTATATACTCACTGTAAGCAATTTCATGTACAAAATAATcaggtcatatttatagaaGCTCTCACGATGGCATAATTAAAACTAGATAAAAGTACCTTGAGTAATTCCATCTCTTCCTTTGTTGGACAAAATTTTATGAGGTTCTCAACCTGATCAATATCTAATGCTGAATCATCCAAGGCAAGCACTGAACTCTGAAAAATATACCACAGACAATAATTATTTCATAGTGGAAAAGTATGCCATCCTATTTTCTTAAATGAATGGAAGTTAGCATTTGGAGCTTTGAAACTGCAACCTAACAAAACTGTTAAGAAGCATATACAAGCAAACAGGTGCCTTTAGGTTTATAGCTTACCATCACATCAGGCAAAGGGATTTTAACTTTAGAAAGCATTATTTCACAATTATATGCCCGCCTTAGCTCAATCTGCAAGAACCAGTAAATTTCTCGTGAGGATTGAGGTGGCAAAGGAAGACTGCGTATTCAATTAGTTCAAAACAACAGAAAAGAAGATGGTACAAAAGGCAATCTGCTAAACAGATCCTCACTTCAAGCCAGTTGACTAGCAAAAACATAATTACCAGATTTCTTTCCAATATGATAAAGGATGGCAAAAGGAGAACTCTTGCAAGCAATAATAGACTCTATGACCAAGCACCACTGCTATCGGTTCTGTGCAAACACAATATGAAGTTCCATTTGCACATACTGctgaattaataatttgatccATATTATATATGTTACATCTAACTCCCCTTGAGGGATCCATCATGGGGCACTAGTAGTGAAAACTAGGTAGCCCTGTTTGATTGACAGATCAAGACAACTTTAGTTATCCAAAAATGAAGTAAAAACCAGGGCTAATTACCAGCTGAACTTTTTCAGATTTAGGTCCTGTGGTGCGACGACTAGATTTTCCTCCTGTATTTCCATGGTCTGAATTTGGAGTAACCGCAGAAAAAAGACTCTCGAGTTCAGACATGTCAAACTCTGGAGGCCTGGAACAGAGGAAACAGAATCAGAATAATagggttccaaataaatgaaaagaaaaaaactgatACAATTCCTTAACGAGTGAGGCATACTTGGTTGCTTCATCAGCTTTTTGTGCTTCAGCCCATAAGCTTCCTTGCATCGCTCTTGTTAATTTTAGCCAATGATATGGCTTCAGATTGGCCTTTTTAGGTTGAGCCTGATTTCTGGAACCTGGACGTGTGAGGCCCCGTCCCTTTAGACTAAAGGGAACACCAGAAGGTGGTCCAGGAATCGAAGGAATATTACCATTACTAGCCCTGAAATGAGGTGCTGTGGGGGCACCACCAGATATTGATACCCCATTgggaagaggaggaggtggtACGGGTGGCACAGGTGCAGAATTCTGGGACAAAGATTCCTTTGGTGCAAAAGCTGGAGGAGGGGGCGGTGGCGGTGCTGAAGATGTTAGAGTAGAAGTTGAGGCAGGCCCAGAACATTGAGGAAGTGGAGGAGGTGGAGGGGGGCCAGACATGACTGCTGAAGAAGTAGGACAAGCAGCAAAAGAAGCAGAACCGAGGTtggagggggagggggagggggagggggagggagAGCGGCAATGGAGGAGGTCATGACTGTGGATGATGATCCTGAAAAAGGAGGTGGtggagggggagggggggcTGAAACTGAGCTCTCGAAAGAGGATGATGTTCGCTGGAAGGAAGGGGGAGGGGGGCCTGAGATAGTGTTATTGAGAGAAGATGATGCCCCTGGAAAGGAAGTGGGAGGGGGAGGAGCAAGGGCTGAAATTGAGTTCTTGGGagaggatgatgaagaagccTCCAAGAAGGAAGGGAGCGGAGGTGATCCTGAAAAAGGAGGGGGTGGAGGAGGGGGAATTGAAACAGAGTTCTTGACCGAGGAAGATGGAGATCCCCCTGAAAAAGAAGTGCATTGAGGGTGAGGGGCGACTAAAACTGAGCCCTCGATGTCAGAGGGTGAAGATGTCACTGATAGATtaggaggtggaggtggaagaGGGGAAGGAGGAACGAATGCTGACTGACCTCTACCCTGTAATGTAGTTTCAGTGTGTTGGGTAAGCAAAGACAGGGAGGAATTTGAAGTTCGTTGGGGAAGTGCTGGTGGCAGAGAAGAAGGTGCAGTAGCAGCGGAAATCTTTTCTACAGTTGCATGCCCAGAAGATTGCAATGAAGAAGGTGATGCTGACAGTGGTGGTGGTGCAGGAATAGACAGCTTACCAGGCTGCACAGATTTAGGTACAGTTAAATCAGGAGCTGATGAGGCATGGGAAGGTGGAGATATGGTCACAGGATGTGTGATTTCTTCTACACTGTTAGATGCAGCGTGATCCTGCAACAGAGCTGTAATGCCAAGGGCTGAGGGTGCACTGTGATATCTTGATATTGGCACAGGTGATCCTTGCAAGGAATTACAATATGAAACTGGTGCAGACCGGGAGGCTTGAGGTGCTCGCTGAGATATGATTTTAGATTGGGCAGGCCGTAGGAGAGCAACTTGCAGTTCCTGGGGTTCAATCTTTTTTCTAATCGAATTAGCATTTAGGGATGGTTCGAAGCTGGACAAAGATTGCTTCCCATGAGGCCTATATTGGGGACTCTTGATACTATTTTCTGCTGCCTTTGGTTCTGATATAAGTTTTGCAGGAAGTGATTCTAGCAACAAGTTGCCTGTCTCTGCAGTATAAGCAGAAGCACTGTCCTGTTTCCCCTGAGCCACGGATGTGGGACCCTTGATATTGTTTTCTGATGCCTTCACTTCTGATTTAAGATTTGCAGAAGTTGATTCCAGCAACAAGCTGCCTGTTTCTGTGTTATGGACAGAAGCACTATCCAGATTCTGAAGAGCACCTGATGAGGCAATCCGCTGGAGGACATTAAGTGTTACATCTGTCTTTGGATCTAGCCAATCCACATTGCTAAAAATCTCCTGAACTTTTGCAAATGCTTCCACAGGAAGACCATCTTTCTCCTCCATACCAGGTAAATCAATTGATATAAGAGAAGTAGCAGCATCCATCTCCGAGAAAAGAACCTTCATCCAGATATTAACAATAATAATGATGAAAATGATGATTAGAATAGTAGTCGGATTAATGATAACAGtaatgatgataatgattgATAATATTTTGCTCCGaaacatgaaatttgaaattccacTGACTATAACAGAGAACACGGGGATATGAGTACCTCTGCTCTGAAATCCTTGGGAAATTGATCCTTAACATTCCATAAGATGTCTATATCCTCACGATTAAGCATCAAAATATTGGACCTTATAAAGGCTGTATTGAACATGATGCGAAACATCATCTCTTCACGTTCCAGATCATTATCCAAACTAATACACTCGAGAACCACATCACCTTGGATATGGCAATGTATATCAATTTTAACTAGTTCACAATCTGCCTGCACCAAGATGTGaagaattaaaacaaaatttcactAAGATAATTTGATTGATATCCCTGCCAGAAGCAAAGCATCAACATGTAGACAAATGAAATCATGAGAACAAATTACCGAGAAAAAGTTCTACCTTGTTCAGGAAGAGGAACCACAATCTGTGATTACCAaaaggaattttaaaaaaaacatataaataagagtaAAGTGACTTAAACCACCTGCTTGTAATGCCGTACAAGTTTGCTCCTTTTTGGAGTTGAGAACAAAACTTTAGGAGTCCGATCAGCAGCCATAAAAGGATCCTGTCCATATATTCTAAATATTGGGCGGCAACCTCCCTCTCCATCCATATTAGGAATGAATCTTATGATAATGCAGTCCAATGTAAGTGCCCTATCCAGTGGAGGCCATTCCGATCCCACATTTCTTCTTGTTATATACTGAAGATACCTCAGTTGTGAAGGCATCGGATTCAGTGGTGACATTAACTGCAAAAGTTCCCGAGGTGCTTGCTTGTAAATGATGTCCAATGTCTTGTGCTCCCCAGTGTACTGCTTCCTGTAAATCAAGAGTGCAGCCAGCATAAAGGCCAAAACCAACCACCCACCTCGTTCACAATGCATTAGGAGCACATTTTGTTGCCCGAGTGAAAGCCAGCTTTCACTTGATCTCAGGAAGTGGTGTATCGCCTCCATTGTGAGAAGTGGGCAACCTTCATAGTGTCGAGGATAGTCCATTACTGTCATGTCATACTCAGACAATATGTTACAAATCAGGCTTTGATTTTCTCCGTCTCGAAAGTTAAAGACCATGAATGAAGCTTCAGGAAACTGTTCACGGAGTTGACTCGCTATGCCTCCTATGTAAACTTtatattcatcttcttccaaaacGTCCGTGGTAAAACAGCAATCAAAAACTACATGTGCAGACAACACAATTGCAAACATGTAAGTAAACATATTGTAAATTGTTCTGCAGCATAATAATACAGGTTCAGTTATAACTTTTTTCTACTCATTTGTCACGGCATAATCATAATTGTAGAACCTGAGCAAATCACTGgacatattttgaatttttcgtaAAACACCTGAAAATTAGTTCTTATCCGGAAAAAATTTCAGGGACATTAACAGAGCCTCCTCAAAGTTCAACAAAGTATAATATGTTCAATAATCTCCAGTTCCATTCACGCGGACTCTGCCAAACTGATGCAGTTCACTTCATTCTTAGGTATCCCAAAACACATATAGTAAATTTGCATCTCCAAATATAGACATCTTcccaaattacaaataagCTGCTCTAGTTAACATTTTAACAATAAACACGTATACCCAAATGAACAAAaagtggaaagaaaaatcatcctAACACCAATGCGTGAAATTCAAGCAATCAAACGAATTCAATAAAACAAATTCCTTTGAAATTAGAACCAAAGACAAACATACCATAAACCCTTTCAGAGATCTCCAAAAGCCCATCTGGCGGCTTCCTATAGAAGAACTTTCTGAACAACGCCATTGAGTATCAAGATCCGAAAATACCCCTCACAAGAACACCTAAAAACACTCCAATACAACCCACATTGTCTCAGCTCATATACCCAGATCACCAAATGCccaaatgaatgcaatataAATAAGGGTCAAGACGATGATGGTCTGCAACAGAGTGTATATTGAGGAACCAGAGGAATATGGGTTTTGCTGGGTCTCTAAGGAAAGTGCTTCTGAGTATTATTTGTGGTGTTGTTGTTGCTCTTGTCTTGGCATTCACACTTTGTATGTatcagagagagaaaaagacttAGCTTTCAATCAAGAACCGTTGGGGGActgagaggaagagagagaatgtgaTGATGGGTATCTTCTTCTACGTTGTATTagagaaatatataaaaattaacgAAGTCAGATATGGCGTTTGTTTAAGCAAACAGAGAATAAGGGATCTGGGGtttgtctctgtctctgtgtgtgtgtgtgcgcgtcTGTATCTAATACgttaggagagagaaagaggagatAGAATTAGAATTGCACAATTATGTGTCcttgattttattttccttctgttTTTCTCACTTTTTCTTTACACAATTATTTTCATTGCTTTGATGGCAATTCACACGTGTGCGttatatttttgtgtgtttctttTCCGCGTGTGCGACTTACAaagtttcatttttatctttttgtaattgtaTTTTGTTAGAAGTAGGGATGACAACGGATCAGGTAGAGGCCAGGTATGATAATATCATTCTCGTTCCCACTTTTCATCTCCGCCCCCGTCCCCGAACCCATCCCCATTTAATAGGTTTCGGGGAATCCTCATTCCTGTTCTCCTCGGGAGACTATCCCCATACCCGCCCTGAAtccccatttttttttcataaaaaaatatttatcatacattttaatattaagtttcatattaaattatcattctacacatccaaattaactataaagtccaactcaactattcaaaatcacatcaatatgaaattctatagaagattaggaagaattaggagagGGAAGTTATAACTTAGggttaaatataaatattataaatatttatttattcatttaaatataaacatatatattttcgggtCGGGTTCAGGGATGGGGACACCAATACCATCCCCTTCCCATACTCGTCAGAgatttttcaagttcgggAATCCTTGTATCCGATACCCGTTTGACCCCGAAATTTCCCTCCGTTAGAATTGGGAACCCGACGAGGACCCGCCCCCTTGAGGATTTTACCATCCCTAGCTAGAAGTCCTTCACCTGTAACTTACAAAGTTTTAATCACGTGcgacttttaaaaaaaaaattattatttatttttttgcaataCTACTTTTCTAGAGGCTCGTCTCAACAATATGGCCGATGAAAACTATTGAGCTTACCACTGGAAACCAAAATTGAATCAATCCCATGAGGCATTTGCGACCTATCCAAACGTGCTAATTGTCTTTTGTGAATAATCTACTTTAATgtacattttttttgtaagTAATGTACCTATTACCAAAGGAACATAAATATAAATCCTTATGGGTCtaaatactctttaaataaataaatatttttaaattaaagtttaaaaataataaataaataaaagacaatGCAGAAAATTAAGGAATAAATTACAACTATGGcgaataaatatttgaatttatttaaagagtatagccgtgcggctacactataaaaatattcgaatatatttaatgTGTATAGCCGCgcttaaataaatatatatttaaagagtatagtatttatttaaatactaattatatACTAAAgaaatcataattaaaatataattactaattaaaataattaaataaggctaagatattacttaattaattacaaatattaaactaaacaaactaattttgaattttaaaattttaaaaaatttaatttagggACCTTTCCCAATGACATTAGTCGGGAAATATTTACCCGACAAACTTCACATAGGTGTTTCTTGTATGGATGGCAACGGGTCGGGTAGGGGTcgggtatgacaataccatccccaTCCCTGCTCTCCATCCCTGCCCCCGTCCCCGAACCCATCCCTGTTTATTAGGTTTCCGGGAATCCCCGTCCCCGTCTCCGTCAGGGGACTATCCCTCATACCCTCCCCGAATCCctaatttttttgcataaaaaaatatttatcatacattttaacattaagtttcatattaacttatcattcaacacatccaaattaactataaagttcaactcaactattcaaaatcacatcaatatgaaattccataGAAAATTAGGAGAGGGAAGttaacttagggttaaacataTACGTTTTCGGGTCGGATTCGGGTATGGGGACAccaataccatcccctccCCATACCCGTCGGGATTTTTTCAAATTCTGGAATCCCCGTACCCGATACCCATTTAGCCTCGAAATCTCTCCCCGTTAGGGTTGGTAACCCGCCCTTACGAGgatttttgccatccctagTTTCTCGACACATTTCGCTGAGATAAGTCTTTCTTGACAAGCTTTCTCTGGAGAGATCTTCCTAACACATATCGTTGGGAAAGGTCcccaaaattaattattttttaaattaaaaattcgtttgtttgtaaaaatattatttgaaattattttgtggacttttttatttaaaaaaatagtttgtttAGGTTAATACTTGTGATTAAGTAATACTttagccttatttaattattttaattagtgattatgttttaattagtatttatttattgaataatTAGTACTAGCCCCTTGGCACACACttacgcatgtgccaattggttttattttttatttttatttttattttttgaattaagaaaatataatatggatagttatgttccataaaaatatgagctattatttgattttatttttaatatttaaagggtATGGTCGAGCTgttatattattaaaatatttgtatatatttaatgagtatAGATATTCGTATATTTAcggaat
This window encodes:
- the LOC18789347 gene encoding formin-like protein 18 → MALFRKFFYRKPPDGLLEISERVYVFDCCFTTDVLEEDEYKVYIGGIASQLREQFPEASFMVFNFRDGENQSLICNILSEYDMTVMDYPRHYEGCPLLTMEAIHHFLRSSESWLSLGQQNVLLMHCERGGWLVLAFMLAALLIYRKQYTGEHKTLDIIYKQAPRELLQLMSPLNPMPSQLRYLQYITRRNVGSEWPPLDRALTLDCIIIRFIPNMDGEGGCRPIFRIYGQDPFMAADRTPKVLFSTPKRSKLVRHYKQADCELVKIDIHCHIQGDVVLECISLDNDLEREEMMFRIMFNTAFIRSNILMLNREDIDILWNVKDQFPKDFRAEVLFSEMDAATSLISIDLPGMEEKDGLPVEAFAKVQEIFSNVDWLDPKTDVTLNVLQRIASSGALQNLDSASVHNTETGSLLLESTSANLKSEVKASENNIKGPTSVAQGKQDSASAYTAETGNLLLESLPAKLISEPKAAENSIKSPQYRPHGKQSLSSFEPSLNANSIRKKIEPQELQVALLRPAQSKIISQRAPQASRSAPVSYCNSLQGSPVPISRYHSAPSALGITALLQDHAASNSVEEITHPVTISPPSHASSAPDLTVPKSVQPGKLSIPAPPPLSASPSSLQSSGHATVEKISAATAPSSLPPALPQRTSNSSLSLLTQHTETTLQGRGQSAFVPPSPLPPPPPNLSVTSSPSDIEGSVLVAPHPQCTSFSGGSPSSSVKNSVSIPPPPPPPFSGSPPLPSFLEASSSSSPKNSISALAPPPPTSFPGASSSLNNTISGPPPPSFQRTSSSFESSVSAPPPPPPPPFSGSSSTVMTSSIAALPPPPPPRPTSSAVMSGPPPPPPLPQCSGPASTSTLTSSAPPPPPPPAFAPKESLSQNSAPVPPVPPPPLPNGVSISGGAPTAPHFRASNGNIPSIPGPPSGVPFSLKGRGLTRPGSRNQAQPKKANLKPYHWLKLTRAMQGSLWAEAQKADEATKPPEFDMSELESLFSAVTPNSDHGNTGGKSSRRTTGPKSEKVQLIELRRAYNCEIMLSKVKIPLPDVMSSVLALDDSALDIDQVENLIKFCPTKEEMELLKGYSGDKENLGRCEQFFLELMKVPRVEPKLRVFSFKIQFHSQVSDLRKNLNTVNSVADQIRSSEKLKRIMQTILSLGNALNHGTARGSAIGFRLDSLLKLTDTRARNNKMTLMHYLCKVLAEKLPELLDFPKDLTSLEASTKIQLKYLAEEMQAISKGLEKVVQELTASENDGPVSETFCKTLKEFLSHAEAEVRSLASLYSNVGRNADALALYFGEDPARCPFEQVVSTLLNFVRMFARAHEENCKQLEFEKKKAQKEAQNEKMKAGTVPKKELLIQTPIKSGNIKS